The Thermus antranikianii DSM 12462 sequence TCCTGACCCTGGACACGGTGCAGCTGGGCTGGCGGCCCCGGGACCTGGACCTCGGCCACCTCCCCTTCCTCAAGGGGCAGGGCCTGGCCATCTACCTCACGGACCCCGCCTTCCTGAAGGCCCTGGACGAACCCCTGGAAGGCCCCGCCTTCCGCCCTAGGCCCACCCCCGCCCTCCTCAAGAACCTCCTCGCCCTAAGGCGGGCGGGAAGGCGCTTTGGGCTAAGCCTTTCCCGGATGCAGAAGGCGGTGCGCCGCTTCGTGGCCACCTACTCCTACCCGGAGCTTTCCTGGGACGACGTGGCCCGCCTGCGGGAAGCCACCTCCTTGCCCCTGATCCTCAAAGGGGTCCTCCGTCCCGAGGACGCCGCCCAAGGGGTGGCCCTGGGGGTGGACGGAATTTACGTCTCCAACCACGGGGGAAGGCAGGTGGACGGAAGCCTCGCCGCCCTCCATGCGCTTCCCCAGGTGGTCCAGGCGGTGGGGGGAAAGGTCCCGGTCCTCCTGGATAGCGGCGTCCGCACCGGGGCGGACGTGGCCAAGGCCCTGGCCCTAGGGGCCAGGGCGGTGGGCCTGGGGCGGCCTTATGTCTACGGCCTGGCCCTTGCGGGGGAGGAAGGGGTGGGGGCGGTTCTGGACCACGCGCTGGCGGAACTGGAACTCACCCTGGCCCTCTCGGGGGTGAGGAGCCTGGAGGAGCTCGGCCCCCACCTCCTTGCCAAGGAAAACCCCCCGCCCCTCTTGGGACGGGGAGGAGCCTAAGGGGTTTGCCCCTACTCCTGGGCCACCACGCTCACCTTGAGCTGGATGGGGACCTCGGGATGGGGCTTGTAGGTGAGGACGTACTCCCCAAGCTCCTTGATGGGCTTTTCCAGCTGGAGGCGCTTGGGGTCAATGGTGATCCCGTGCTGGCGGGAAAGGGCCTCGGCGATGTCCTTGGCGGTGACGGAGCCGTAGATCTTGGTCTCCCCCGCCCGCACCGGAATGGTGAGGGTGAGGTTCTCCAGGATCTCCTTAAGCCGCTCCGCCTCCGCCTTGCGCTCCGCCAGACGCTTGGCCTGGGCGCGGATCTTGGCCTCGAGGGCCTTCAGGTTGCTCTCCGTGGCCAAAACCGCCAGACCCCGGGGCAAGAGGTAGTTCCGGGCGTAGCCGGGCTTCACGTCCACCACCTGCCCCACGTCGCCCAGGTTCTCCAGGGGTTCCAAGAGAATGACCTTCACGGCTCACCCCCTACTTCCGCACCAGCTTCTCGGTGAAGGGCAAAAGCCCTAGGATCCTCGCCCGCTTGATGGTCTTGGCCAGGATCCGCTGCTCCTTGGCGGAAAGCCCCGTGCGGCGGCGGGGAAGGATCTTCCCCGTCTCCGACAGGAACCGCTTCAGCACCTCCACGTTCCGGTAGTCCCTGAGGTCAAACTCCCCCAGGGTGGCCTTCACCTTAGCCTTGCGGGATGGGCGCCTCTGCGCCTCCTTCTTTGGTTTCGCGTTCTTCGTGCTCAAAACGGCAAATCCTCCTCCGGCGGGAAGTCTTCCAGTCCTTCGTCGATGTCCACCCCACCCGTCTGGACGGAGCGCTCGGGCTCCTGGGGCCTGCTTCCGCCGGTCCTTTCAGGCCCACGGGTGGGTCGCTCCAACCTGAGGGCTTCCACACGGGTCTGGAAGCGCCTCTCCCCGGTGGAGCTCATCCAGGAGTCGTTCACCAAACGGCCGATCACCAAAAGCCCCTCGCCCCGCTTGAGTTCCCCGGCCCACTCGGCCAGGTCGCGCCAGGCCTGAACCTCTATGAAATGGGTCCTTTCCCCATCCGGCCCCTGGCCCGGGCGGCGCTCGTTGATCGCCAGGCCGAGCCTGGCCACCGCCGTCCCCTGGGGAGTGTAGCGCAGATCGGGATCGCGGGTGAGGTTGCCCATGAGGATCACCTGGTTTAGGGCGTGGCGGAGCCTGGGCTGGCCCCGGGCGTCCTCGAGGGTCTCGCGGCCCCGCCCCTCCAAGGGGTCGATGAAATCCGCCCGGATCTGGACCTCGCTCCGCTTCTCCCCTTCCCGCTCCCACTGCCGGTATTCCAGCCGGCCCTCCACAAAGACCAGCTGGCCCTTTTCCAGGATGTCCCCCCACATCTCCGCCTGCCGGCCTAAAAGGCGGACCCGATGGTACCAGGGCACCTCCCGCTCCTGGCCGGAAGCATCCAGGAGAGTATCCTGGCCCGCCAGGTTCAGGTCCAAAATGGCCATTCCCCCGGGGGTGTAGCGCATGTCCGGACGGGCGGTAAGGGTGCCGATAAGGAAAACGCGGTTCAGGCCTCTTGCCATGAGAACAGTTTACGCCTTGGTGAGGAGGGGCTCCTGGGTTTTCACCACCATGACCCGGCGCACGTTATCGCGCAGGCGGAGCTCCCGGGCCAGGTCGTTTACCCGGTCCTCGGGCATCTCCACCTGGTACCAGAGGAAGTAGCCCTGGGTGTCCTTGGCGATGGGGTAGGCCAGGCGGCGCATACCCCACTCCTCCACCTTTTCCACCCGGGCGCCGAAGGCCTCGAGGGTCTTCCCGATGACCTCCTTCTCCAGGGCGAGCTGGTTCTGGTCCAGGTTGGGGTTCAGGATGATGTTCACCTCGTACTTGCGCATCTACACCTCCTCTCCGGGCCCGGCAGGCCGCACGAGCTAAGATTATACCCTTTCGCCTCTCCTAAAAAAAGACCCAGGGGGCCCTAGGGCCCCCATATGGCTCCGCGGGCAGGACTCGAACCTGCGACCAACCGGTTAACAGCCGGCCGCTCTACCAGCTGAGCTACCGCGGACCGACCGCACTAGGCACTATAGCAGGAGGCCCTGGGAAGCGTCAAGAAGAAGACCCCGGGGAGTTTCCCCGGGGTCCAGCCAGGGATTTCTAAAGCTTCTTCAGGGCCTGGGTGAGCTGGGTGAGGACGTTCTGCGCATCCCCGTAGAGCATCCGGGTGTTGTCGGCGTAGAAGAGCTCGTTCTCCACTCCGGCAAAGCCCCTGCCCTGGCCCCGCTTGATGACGATGACGTTCTTGGCCTTGTCCACGTCCAGGATGGGCATGCCGTAAAGGGGGCTCCCCGGGCGGCGGGCGGCAGGGTTCACCACGTCGTTGGCCCCGATGACCACCGCCACGTCCACGGTGGGGAACTCGGGGTTGATCTCCTCGAGGTCCTTGAGCTTGTCGTAGTCCACGCCAGCCTCAGCCAGGAGCACGTTCATGTGCCCAGGCATCCGCCCCGCCACCGGGTGGATGGCGAACTTCACCTCCACCCCCTTGCTCTCCAAAAGGTCCGCCAGCTCCTTCACCTTGTGCTGGGCCTGGGAAAGGGCCATGCCGTAGCCGGGCACGAAGACCACCTTGCTGGCGTAGGCCAGCATGACGGCAGCATCCTCCACGTCGATGGGCTTGAGGCTTCCCTTGACCTCCCCGGCCTCCTGCTCCACGCCGAACCCCCCCATCAGCACGTTCCACACGGAGCGGTTCATGGCCCTGGCCATGAGCACGGTGAGGAGGGTACCCGCAGCCCCCACCAGGGTCCCCGCCACCATCAAGGCCGGGTTCCCCACGGCGAAGCCCTCAAAGCCCACGGCCATACCGGTGAAGGCGTTGTAGAAGCTGATGGCCACCGGCATATCCCCGCCCCCGATGGGTAGGGTCATGAGAACGCCGAAAAGTAGGGCCAGGAGGAAGAAGAGCACGATGCTCAGGGTGGGGTCGTTCCAGAGGAGGGAAAAGCCCAGGAGGACCGTAACGAGAAGGGCCAGGGCGTTCACCGCCTTCTGCCCGGGGAAGAGGATGGGCCGGCTTTTCATGATGCCCTGAAGCTTGGCGAAGGCGATGAGGCTTCCCGTGAAGGCCACGCTCCCGATGAGGCCACCCAGAATGGCCAAGGCCATGAGGCCGGGGTTCTCAAAGGCTCCCTTCAAGAGCTCCACCGCGGCGATGGTGGCGGCCGCGCCCCCACCCATGCCGTTGTAGATGGCCACCATCTGGGGCATGTCGGTCATGGCCACCTTGACGGCCGCCCACCAGGCCACCACGGAGCCCACCAGAAGGGCGATGAGCATAAGGCCAAAGTTCTGCATCCCCGGCCAGAAGAAGGTGGCCAGAACCGCCAGGGCCATGCCCCACCCCGCCCAGACGATGCCGCTTTTGGCGGTGGTGGGATGGGCCATGCGTTTTAAGCCCACGATGAAAAGGATGGCCACCACGAAGTAGGCTGCCTGGATGAGATCCATTACTGACCACCCCCCTTGCCCGGCTTCCTCTCAAACATCTCCAGCATGCGCACCGTAACCGCATACCCCCCGGCGGCGTTGGCCGCCCCCAGGATGACCCCCAGGAAGCCGATAAGCTTCTCCAAACCGGTTTCCGCGTGCCCCAGGACCACCATGGCCCCCACCACCACCACCCCGTGGATGAAGTTGGACCCGGACATCAAGGGGGTGTGGAGGATCACCGGCACCCGGGTGATGAGCTCATAACCCAAAAAGGCCGTGAGCACGAAGATATAAAGGGCAGACCAGAAGCCAAACTCCATCACGCACCTCCCACGAGGGCCTTGGTGGGCCCGTGCAGGATCTCGCCTTCCTTCATGAGAAGCGCCCCCTGGATGATCTCGTCCTCCCACTTGGGGGCAAACTCGCCCTTTTCCACGAGCAGGCTGGAAAGGTTCAAAAGGTTTTTGGCATACATCTCCGAGGCGTGCACGGAAAGCTCGCTGGGGAGGTTCAAGGGGCCAAAGATCCTCACGCCCCTTACCTCCACCACCTCCCCGGGTTGGGTGAGGACGCAGTTACCCCCGCTTTCCGCCGCCAGGTCCACCACCACCGTGCCCGGCTTCAGGCGCTCCACCATGTCCTCGGTGAGGAGGATGGGGGCTCGGCGGCCCGGCACCTGGGCGGTGGTGATGATGGCGTCCATCCCCGCCACGTGCTCCCGCAGGGCCTCGTGCTGGATGCGCTTCTCCTCCTCGGTAAGCTCCCGGGCGTAGCCGCCCTCCCCTTCCGCGCTGATGGGAAGCTCAATGGGCTTGGCTCCCAGGGAGAGGGCCTGCTCCACCGCCGCCTTGCGCACGTCATAGGCAAAGACCTGGGCCCCCAGGCGCTTGGCGGTGGCGATGGCCATAAGCCCCGCCACCCCCACCCCCATGACCATCACCTTGGCGGGGCGGATGGTGCCCGCCGCCGTGGTGAGCATGGGGAAGAAGCGGGGGGAAAGCCTCGCGGCGTGAAGGGCCGCCAGGTACCCCGCCACCGTGGCCTGGCTGGAGAGGGCATCCATGCTCTGGGCCCGGGTGATGCGGGGGATGAGCTCCATGGCGATCACCGTGGCCTTTTTGGCGGCCAAGGCCTTCACCAGGTCCAGGTTCCTGTGAGCCTGGACAAACCCCACCACGATGGCCCCGGGCTCCAGGGCCTCGACCAGGTCCAAGGGAGGCGGTTGAACAGTGAAAAGCAGGTTGGCGCCCCTCAGAAGCTCTCCTCGCTCCACCACCTCTGCCCCAGCTTCCTGGTAGGCGGCGTCGGGGTAGTAGGCACCCTCCCCGGCGCCCCTCTCTACCCGCACCCTGGCCCCCTGCTTCACCAGGCGGGCCACCACCTCGGGCACCAGGGCCACCCTTCTTTCCCCTGGAGCCCTTTCCTTGGGAACCGCTATGGTCACCATAGGACCCTCCTTCCGCGCCAGTATACCAACGGGGCCACGGGCATCTGTCCTTGGCCTCGAGGGTGACCCACTGGTCAGAAGCGAATCCTTATGGAAGAATGCCTCCATGCGGCCCTCCGGGCTCAAGATCGCCTCCGTACTGCTCCTGGGCATCTTCGCCATCAGCTTCGGCAGCATCCTGGTGCGCCTGGCCCTGGCGGCCTCCGGGGATAGAAGCCTAGCCTTCAGCCTGGTGATGAGCGCGGGGCGGATGGGCCTTGCGGCCTTGCTCCTCCTTCCCAGCTGGCGAAGACCTCTGGCCAGCCGAAGGGGGCTTCCCTACGCGGTGGCCGCCGGGGCTTCCCTGGCCCTGCACTTTGCCCTTTGGATCACCTCCCTCTCCTACACCTCGGTGGCGGCCAGCACCGCCTTGGTCACCACCAATCCGGTCTGGGTCACCCTCTTCGGCTGGCTTTTCTTTCGGGAAGCTCCTTCCGGCCTAACCATGCTGGGGATTGGGATAGCCCTTTTGGGAGGGCTTTTGATCGGCCTGGGGGATGCCCAAGGGGGCGGGGGAACCAATCCCCTCCTCGGGGACTTCCTGGCCCTCCTGGGAGCGGTGGCTGCCTCCCTTTACTTCCTCCTGGGGCGGGAAGCCCAGAGGCGGGGGCTTTCCATCCTGGAGTACGTGCGGATAGCCTACACCACCGCAGCCCTCCTCCTCCTTCCTCTTCCCTACCTCTTTGGCGGAGGGTACGGGGGTTATCCCCTTGCGGTCTACGGCTACATCCTCCTCATGGCCCTTTTGCCGCAGCTTTTGGGCCATACCAGCTTCAACTGGGCCACCCGACACATCCCCCCGGTCCTGGTCACCCTGGCCATCCTCTTTGAACCGGTGGGGGCGAGCCTCCTGGCCTTCCTCCTCTTTGGGGAGCTTCCCGGGGTTCAGGTGCTCCTGGGAGCCCTGGTCCTCCTCCTCGGGGTGGGCATAGCCGTGGTGGGGGCACAGCGATGATCTATGTGGCCCTGGCTGCACTTCTATGGGGCCTGGGCGGGGCTCTGGCCGGGCGGTTCATGGGGGAGATTCCCCCCTCGGTCCTCATCCCCTTGCGCTTTCTCCTGAGCTTTTCTCTGCTTCTCCCCCTGGTGCTCCGGTCTCCCCCGGCCGCCAAGGAGTGGCCCCAGCTCCTCCGGGTGGGGCTCGCCCTCTCCGGGGCCCAGGCCTTCTACTACCTGGCCATCCACGCCACCACCGTGGCCACCGGGATCTTCCTTCAGTACCTGGCCCCCGCCCTCCTCACCCTCTACGCCCTCCTAAGGGGGGAAAGGCTTCCCGGCAAGGCCCTTTTGGGGGTGGCCGTGGCCCTTTTGGGAGCCTACGTGCTGGTGGTGGGGTCCAAGGGTTTCACGGCAAGCCCCCTGGGGGTGGCCTACGGCCTCCTCTCCGCCCTTTCCTTCGCCCTTTACGCTGCCTTCTCCCATGGGCTCAAGACCCCGCCCTTGGTGAGCCTGGGGGTGGCCACGGGGGTGGGAAGCCTCCTCTCCCTCCCCATCCTCCTGGGCAACCTTCCCCGGGTTTGGACCTTGGACCCAGGGGACTGGGGGGCGGTGGCCTACCTGGTTATCCTGGGCACGGTGGTGCCCTTTAGCCTCTTCCTCTTGGGGGTGCGCACGGTACCCGCCCGGAACGCCACCCTAACCGCCATGCTGGAGCCGGTGGCCGGGGCGATCTTCGCCTGGCCCCTGGCGGGAGAACCCTTGAGCTTCGAGGGCCTTCTGGGCGGTACCCTCATCCTCCTGGGAGTGGCTCTGAACCGGAGGTGATATGGCAGCGCGGGTTTTTCTCCTCTTCACCCTAGGCTACTTCCTCTCCTACTTCTACCGGTCGGCCAATGCGGTGCTGGCCAAGGATCTGTCCCAGGACCTGGGCCTGGGTCCGGCGGAGCTGGGCTTTATGACCAGCCTCTTCTACCTCTCCTTCGCCACGGTACAGCTCCCCTTGGGAAGCCTCCTGGACCGGTATGGTCCCCGGATCATCACCCCGGCCCTCCTCCTGGTGGCTTCCCTGGGAAGCGTGGTCTTCGGGCTGGCGCAAAGCTTCCCCACCCTGGCCCTGGGCCGGGCCCTGATCGGGGTGGGGATGGCCGCCGCCCTTATGGGCTCGCTAAAAGCCTTTAGCCTCTGGTTCCCCCGGACCTACGCCACCGTTTCCACCCTCCTGGTGGGCCTGGGGGCCACAGGGGGGCTTTTGGCGGCCACCCCCCTGGCCCTCCTGAAGGAGGCCATGGGCTGGCGGGGGGTCTTCCTCCTGGGGGCAGGGGTGGTGGTCCTGGTGGCCCTTCTCATCTACCTGGGGGTGCGGAACACCCCCCCTGGGGTTCCCTGGCCCAAGGGTGGGGGAGGCGGAGGGCTAAGGGAAGTCCTGGGCAATTCCAGGCTCCTGCGGGTGGCCTTTTTGGCCTTGGCCTTTGCGGGAAGCTTCCTGGCTTTGCAAACCCTCTGGGCTGGGGCCTACGCCTACGCCCTGGGCCTCGAGGCGGTGAAGGTGGGGAACCTCCTCCTCCTCTACTCGGGAGGCGCGGTCCTGGGCTTTTTGGTATCCGGCTACCTGGCCGACCGCCTGGGCACCGCCAAGGTGCTGGTGGGCGCGGCCTCTTTCTTCGCCCTGGGCCTCCTCCTCGCCCTCTTCAAGCTTCTTGCCCTTGCCTACCCCCTCATGGGATTCTTCGGAGCCTTCAACATCCTCACCCTTACCCAGGCCCGGGAGCTAGTGCCCCCTCACCTGGTGGGCCGGGGCACCACCTTGGTGAACCTCTTCGGCATTGGGGGCACCTTCCTGTTGCAGTGGGGGGTGGGGGTGGCGGTGGGAACCCTGGGATACGCCTTCGCCTTCGGCAGCCTTCTTGGCCTTCTCCTTCTGGCTCTTTTCCTTTACCGCCCCCTTCTCGGTTTGGGGAAAACCTCGGGGTGAAAACCTCCTGGACCCCCATTCGGTCAGTCTAGGCGTTCTTGCGGAAGCGGATTGGGAAAAGGAGCGGGCGTTCCCAAGGGCCCAAAGGGTGGTACCATTCCTGGGTCCTGAGATATCTTGGAGTATATTCCATTTTCCCCGGCAGGCGGCGAACTTTGTTATATGCCCTCGAGGCCTTGCGGGGACCTTTTGCGATTAGGAGCCGGCATCTAGCCTGTTAGCCAATGGCCGAGCCTGGGCAAAACTAACACTTTTGGGTTAAACTCCCTCCATGCTAGCCCAGGTGCGAAGCTATACCCTCTTCGGCCTGGACGCGGTTCCCGTCACCGTGGAGGTGGATGTTAGCCCCGGGCTTCCCAGCTACGCCCTGGTGGGGTTGCCGGACAAGGCGGTGGAGGAAAGCCGGGAGCGGGTCAGGGCCGCCCTAAAGAACTCGGGCTTCCCCTACCCCCAGGCCCGGGTGGTGGTGAACCTGGCCCCGGCGGAACTCCGTAAGGAAGGAAGCCACTTTGACCTGCCCATCGCCTTGGGGCTTCTGGCCGCCCAAGGGGTGGTGCCCCTGGAGGGCCTGGCGGGCCTGGCGGTGGCCGGGGAGCTGGGCCTGGATGGAACCCTGCGCCCGGTGCCCGGGGCGGTGAACCTGGCTTTGGGGGCCTTGGGCGAAGGGAAAAAGCTCCTCCTGCCCCTGGAAAGCGCCAAGGAGGCCGCCTTGGTGGAGGGGGTGGAGGTCTACGGGGTGGAAAACCTCCTTCAGGCGGTGGCCTACCTGAGGGGAGAAGAGGAGCCCAGGAGGGTGGAGCCCGACGATCCCGTGGCCGCCCTGGAGGCTTTGGACCTCCGGGACGTGAAGGGCCAGGCCAAGGCCAAAAGGGCCCTGGAGATCGCCGCCGCCGGTTACCACCACCTCCTTATGGTGGGAAGCCCGGGCTCGGGAAAAACTATGCTGGCTAGGCGCCTTCCCTTTCTGCTTCCCCCTTTGAGCCAGGAGGCCGCCCTCGAGGTAAGCCGCATCCACTCCGCCGCCGGGCAGATCCTTAAGGGCCTGGTGCGCACGCCCCCCTTCCGCGCCCCCCACCACACGGTGAGCTACGCGGGCCTCATCGGGGGCGGGGCCATCCCCAAGCCGGGGGAGGTTTCCCTGGCCCACCGGGGGGTGCTTTTCCTGGACGAGTTCCCCGAGTTTTCCCGGGATGCCCTGGAAGCCCTCCGCCAGCCCCTCGAGGACGGGGTGGTGACCGTCTCCCGGGCCAGGGCCAGCCTCACCTTCCCCGCCCGCTTCCTCCTGGTGGCGGCCATGAACCCCTGCCCCTGCGGCTGGTACGGGGACCCGGAGCGGGCCTGCACCTGCACCCCGGCAAGCCGCCAGCGCTACGTGGGGAAGATCTCCGGACCTCTCCTGGACCGGTTTGACCTGGTGGTGGAGGTGCCCCGCTTAACCCCAGCTGAGCTCGCCCGCGCCCCCGAAGGGGAAGGCACCGAGGCCGTGCGGGAAAGGGTCCTAAGGGCCCGGGAGAGGATGCTCGCCCGGCAGGGCAGGCCCAACGGGGAGCTTGCGGGAAAGGCCCTGAGGGAGCACGTACGCTTAACCTCGGGGGCGGAAAACCTCCTCCAGGCAGCGGCCAAGCGGATGCTCCTTTCCGCCAGGAGCTACGACCGCCTCCTCCGGGTAGCCCGCACCATCGCCGACCTGCAGGGAGCGGAGAGCGTGGAGGAAAACCACGTGGCCGAGGCCTTGGCCTACCGCAAGACCCTCTAGCCCACCTGGGCAGCAAGCCAGGGAACAAGGGCCTCCGCCGCCTCGAGGTTGGTGGCCAAGGGCACCCCGTGCACGTTGCACACCCGCATGAGGGCCTGCACGTCGGGCTCGTGGGGCTTGGGGGTGAGGGGATCCTGGAAGAAGAGCACGCAAAGCACCTTTCCCTCAGCCACCCTGGACCCGATCTGCATATCCCCTCCCAGGGGACCGGAAAGAACCCGCTCCACCTCGAGGCCGGTGGCCTCCTGGATGCGTTTCCCCGTGGTGCCCGTGGCCAGGAGGGGGAAGCGGGAAAGAAGCTCCCGGTGCCGTTGGCAAAAGGCCACCATATCGTCCTTCTTGGCATCGTGGGCGATAAGGGCCAAGGCCTTCATGGGACCATTGTATGCTCCTTTCCATGGAAGCCCTCACCTTCAAGGAGGCCCAGAGGCAGGTGGACGCCTGGATCAGCCAGTTCAAGGAAGGCTATTTCCCGCCTCTTCTCATGCTGGCCCGTCTGACGGAGGAGCTAGGGGAGGTGGCCCGGGTCCTGGCCCACCGCCATGGGAAGAAGCCCAAGCCAGGGGAGGAGGAAGGGGATCTGGCCATGGAGCTCGCCGACCTCCTCTTCGTCCTCATCTCCCTGGCCAACCGGGAGGGCATCGACCTGGAGGAAGCCTTCCTCAAGGCCATGGCCAAGTACCGGGACCGGGACGGGGAGCGCTGGACCCGGAAAGGGGGCTAGGATGGAGCGCCCCTTTTTGGAAGCCCAGGGCCTGCACAAGCGCTTCGGGGCCCTCGAGGCCGTCCTGGTGGGCTACTTGCTCTGGTCCTTCACCCTGCTTTCCTATAGCAGCCTCTCCTTCGGCCTCACCGAGGAGGCCCAGACGGGCACCCTGGAGCAGGTCTTCCTTACCCCCTATGGGCCGATTCCCCTTTTTCTGGTGCGGAACCTCTCCGGCCTCCTCATCCAGGGGCTCCTGGTCTTTCTCATCGCCTTGGTGCTCATGGCCCTAACGGGAGCCCGGCTTTCCTTCCATCCCGGAGTGGTTCTCCCCTTCCTGGCCGTTCTCCTGGGGGGGTATGGCCTCGGGTTTGCCATGGGAAGCCTGGCCCTTTTATACAAGCGCATCGGCCAGCTTCTGGGCCTTTCCCAGTTCCTCTTGCTCTTTCTCCTGCAAGCCCCGGGCCAGGGGCTTTTTCTCCTCTTGCCCATGGCCCCCGGGGCCGCCTTAGCCCGGAGCATGCTGGCGGAAGGAGCGCCCCTGGACCCCCTGTTCCTGCTTCTGGCCTTCCTGAACGGCTTCCTCTACCTGGGCCTGGGGCTTTTCCTCTTCAAACTGGCGGTACATCGGGCCAAGAAGCTGGGGCTTTTGCATGGCTACTAGGCTCGTCCTTCTCGCCTTGGGACCCGCCCTGGCCCTGGGCCTGGGGCGGTTCGCCTACGCCCTGGTCCTGCCCCTCATGCAAAACGCCTGGGGGCTTTCCTACGCCCAAGCGGGGATCCTGGGAAGCGCCAACACCCTGGGCTACCTGGTGGGGGCCTTTTTCAGCCACCGCCTCCTAGGCCGGGTGGGCTACCGGAAAGGGTTCTTTCTGGCCCTCTTCCTGCAGGGCCCCATCCTGGCCCTCACGGGGATGGAAAACCTCCCCCTGGTCTTCAGCCTGCGGTTTC is a genomic window containing:
- a CDS encoding NAD(P)(+) transhydrogenase (Re/Si-specific) subunit beta; the protein is MDLIQAAYFVVAILFIVGLKRMAHPTTAKSGIVWAGWGMALAVLATFFWPGMQNFGLMLIALLVGSVVAWWAAVKVAMTDMPQMVAIYNGMGGGAAATIAAVELLKGAFENPGLMALAILGGLIGSVAFTGSLIAFAKLQGIMKSRPILFPGQKAVNALALLVTVLLGFSLLWNDPTLSIVLFFLLALLFGVLMTLPIGGGDMPVAISFYNAFTGMAVGFEGFAVGNPALMVAGTLVGAAGTLLTVLMARAMNRSVWNVLMGGFGVEQEAGEVKGSLKPIDVEDAAVMLAYASKVVFVPGYGMALSQAQHKVKELADLLESKGVEVKFAIHPVAGRMPGHMNVLLAEAGVDYDKLKDLEEINPEFPTVDVAVVIGANDVVNPAARRPGSPLYGMPILDVDKAKNVIVIKRGQGRGFAGVENELFYADNTRMLYGDAQNVLTQLTQALKKL
- a CDS encoding EamA family transporter, whose product is MIYVALAALLWGLGGALAGRFMGEIPPSVLIPLRFLLSFSLLLPLVLRSPPAAKEWPQLLRVGLALSGAQAFYYLAIHATTVATGIFLQYLAPALLTLYALLRGERLPGKALLGVAVALLGAYVLVVGSKGFTASPLGVAYGLLSALSFALYAAFSHGLKTPPLVSLGVATGVGSLLSLPILLGNLPRVWTLDPGDWGAVAYLVILGTVVPFSLFLLGVRTVPARNATLTAMLEPVAGAIFAWPLAGEPLSFEGLLGGTLILLGVALNRR
- a CDS encoding DMT family transporter, with amino-acid sequence MRPSGLKIASVLLLGIFAISFGSILVRLALAASGDRSLAFSLVMSAGRMGLAALLLLPSWRRPLASRRGLPYAVAAGASLALHFALWITSLSYTSVAASTALVTTNPVWVTLFGWLFFREAPSGLTMLGIGIALLGGLLIGLGDAQGGGGTNPLLGDFLALLGAVAASLYFLLGREAQRRGLSILEYVRIAYTTAALLLLPLPYLFGGGYGGYPLAVYGYILLMALLPQLLGHTSFNWATRHIPPVLVTLAILFEPVGASLLAFLLFGELPGVQVLLGALVLLLGVGIAVVGAQR
- a CDS encoding NAD(P) transhydrogenase subunit alpha — translated: MVTIAVPKERAPGERRVALVPEVVARLVKQGARVRVERGAGEGAYYPDAAYQEAGAEVVERGELLRGANLLFTVQPPPLDLVEALEPGAIVVGFVQAHRNLDLVKALAAKKATVIAMELIPRITRAQSMDALSSQATVAGYLAALHAARLSPRFFPMLTTAAGTIRPAKVMVMGVGVAGLMAIATAKRLGAQVFAYDVRKAAVEQALSLGAKPIELPISAEGEGGYARELTEEEKRIQHEALREHVAGMDAIITTAQVPGRRAPILLTEDMVERLKPGTVVVDLAAESGGNCVLTQPGEVVEVRGVRIFGPLNLPSELSVHASEMYAKNLLNLSSLLVEKGEFAPKWEDEIIQGALLMKEGEILHGPTKALVGGA
- a CDS encoding MFS transporter gives rise to the protein MAARVFLLFTLGYFLSYFYRSANAVLAKDLSQDLGLGPAELGFMTSLFYLSFATVQLPLGSLLDRYGPRIITPALLLVASLGSVVFGLAQSFPTLALGRALIGVGMAAALMGSLKAFSLWFPRTYATVSTLLVGLGATGGLLAATPLALLKEAMGWRGVFLLGAGVVVLVALLIYLGVRNTPPGVPWPKGGGGGGLREVLGNSRLLRVAFLALAFAGSFLALQTLWAGAYAYALGLEAVKVGNLLLLYSGGAVLGFLVSGYLADRLGTAKVLVGAASFFALGLLLALFKLLALAYPLMGFFGAFNILTLTQARELVPPHLVGRGTTLVNLFGIGGTFLLQWGVGVAVGTLGYAFAFGSLLGLLLLALFLYRPLLGLGKTSG
- the rpsR gene encoding 30S ribosomal protein S18; this translates as MSTKNAKPKKEAQRRPSRKAKVKATLGEFDLRDYRNVEVLKRFLSETGKILPRRRTGLSAKEQRILAKTIKRARILGLLPFTEKLVRK
- a CDS encoding single-stranded DNA-binding protein; its protein translation is MARGLNRVFLIGTLTARPDMRYTPGGMAILDLNLAGQDTLLDASGQEREVPWYHRVRLLGRQAEMWGDILEKGQLVFVEGRLEYRQWEREGEKRSEVQIRADFIDPLEGRGRETLEDARGQPRLRHALNQVILMGNLTRDPDLRYTPQGTAVARLGLAINERRPGQGPDGERTHFIEVQAWRDLAEWAGELKRGEGLLVIGRLVNDSWMSSTGERRFQTRVEALRLERPTRGPERTGGSRPQEPERSVQTGGVDIDEGLEDFPPEEDLPF
- the rpsF gene encoding 30S ribosomal protein S6; translated protein: MRKYEVNIILNPNLDQNQLALEKEVIGKTLEAFGARVEKVEEWGMRRLAYPIAKDTQGYFLWYQVEMPEDRVNDLARELRLRDNVRRVMVVKTQEPLLTKA
- a CDS encoding alpha-hydroxy-acid oxidizing protein, whose protein sequence is MIGRQVQQAIYLKGLLGERPRVPVRPEGLEEAAKRRMSPEAFAYVAGGAGVEWTMAENREAFRRLRLLPKMLRGAKPPALDVRLFGRTWQAPLFLAPIGVLELAHPLAELAAARAAAKRGLPFMVSNQASYPLERVVEAAKAANPEAAVFFQLYHSTDPEVVKSFLRRAEAAGCSGVVLTLDTVQLGWRPRDLDLGHLPFLKGQGLAIYLTDPAFLKALDEPLEGPAFRPRPTPALLKNLLALRRAGRRFGLSLSRMQKAVRRFVATYSYPELSWDDVARLREATSLPLILKGVLRPEDAAQGVALGVDGIYVSNHGGRQVDGSLAALHALPQVVQAVGGKVPVLLDSGVRTGADVAKALALGARAVGLGRPYVYGLALAGEEGVGAVLDHALAELELTLALSGVRSLEELGPHLLAKENPPPLLGRGGA
- a CDS encoding proton-translocating transhydrogenase family protein; translated protein: MEFGFWSALYIFVLTAFLGYELITRVPVILHTPLMSGSNFIHGVVVVGAMVVLGHAETGLEKLIGFLGVILGAANAAGGYAVTVRMLEMFERKPGKGGGQ
- the rplI gene encoding 50S ribosomal protein L9, with translation MKVILLEPLENLGDVGQVVDVKPGYARNYLLPRGLAVLATESNLKALEAKIRAQAKRLAERKAEAERLKEILENLTLTIPVRAGETKIYGSVTAKDIAEALSRQHGITIDPKRLQLEKPIKELGEYVLTYKPHPEVPIQLKVSVVAQE